The segment GTTGTACCAAATCAGTCTACGGCAACCATCATAGGCCAAAGAATATTCATCGTCACCTATACCATATCCTTCCTGAAACAAGAAGCTAGAATAAATAAAGTCGTTTCGCAGGTCCAGCTTCTAGGTATTAAACTAAGATTGCGGAACTTTACATGATTCAAAAATGTGCTGTCTTTCGTAGCCCATCCTATTTGCATTACTCCTGTCGTTATCACCGTTGTCTCGTAATACCAACTTCCTGAATCTACTTGAAACGTGCACCGTACACTTTCGAACGAGTACACGTCACATCGAGCCTAAGGGAACGAtcaaaataatagtaaaaaagtTGCGATACATAAATAATTCTCATCCAAGTACCTGTCATACTAAATCAACTTACTTCCAAGCCATTAGGTGATATTTTCAGGTACTCGCTTACATCCTTTGTATTCAACATAACATTGATACCAGTCAGATCGACCGAGTTATGAGAATACTTCCTACCTTCCATTAAGACTGAAACAGTTAAAGTATTCACCTACACTGAACTGCACATCTTCCACGTTGTTTGTTATCAGACACAGGATACGTGTAAACACTTACATAAGTTATCTAAACACCACTGTGCACAAAAACCTACTTGACGACGTACATAGTGTGTTTCCGTGCCCCATTTCTCCAATTCCAGTAGCGGATTTGGTTTCTCTAGCATTAGACGTCTGTTGATAGTCACCTTATTCTCACCTGTTCGAACATGAAATTAATGTAATTCATAACGCAGCGATTCCACTATTCTCGTCGCTTGTAAAGATTCTTATAGTTACTACTAACTCGTTTGTGCAAATTTCTCTAGAGCTATCAATGAATATAAGACCACGTAAGGATCAAGTTCGTCCCTCTGGAAACGATATACAAGGTGAATATGAAAGTAAATCTTGAAACAGTAATCTTTGATCATTGCAATCACGGTTATAAAAAGAACATACAAGATTTGAGATAAGGTAGTCCAATGTTGCATCAGATAATATTGCTATGCTACTGGGGCCAGCTAATTTCTCTGCTAAGCAACCCAACACCATACAGATGTTACGTTGCTGTGTCGCATTGGTTTGAGCATTCCCATGTTTTTGAGATGTTTGAAGTATATGTGACAACCGTAGAACTGATTCCTGAAAAGTTAAAGTAATTACAATGGTCCTTCCATGTTGCAACGATGCTTGCAAAAGTGCGATAGTACCTTTGACGGTAATGGCGAGTCATGTAACAGAAGCGTAACAACCGAGGAGCCTAATGGATTATTGGTAGGAATAACATTAATCATTGAACTGATTACTCGTACCCATCCATCCCCTTTATCAGCAATTgcatataattttaataaagcaAGCGGGGGTTCTCGCTCGCTAGATACACGGGAGAATTTCATATCGATTAAATTTGAAGTTGTTAACAAACGTACGAGGCTGTACGCAAAGCAATTTAGAAAGTACAAACTTACTTGTCAACGACACAGCCGACAACACTCAGAGTTTCAAGTACCAATTTATCAATGATCGCTGATGTTGGAAACTTGAAAGGTGTAGAAGTTACATCACCAGATGCAACTGTACCTACACTTGATTCTGGCAACACAGTATTTTCAGCGTCTGCATGATTCTGTCCACCATATACTTCAAATTCTTCTAGTGTATCTTTACACAAACAATTGCCCATTCCCACAATTTTATGATGATATTCTTAAAGATGTTCTATCACACACGTGATTTCTAAGTAATATTTACACAATTAAGTGGCGTATGTACCATTAGACGATATATTCAATGCAACTTAAAAGCAACTTGCGTTTGGAAAGAACAATATTACGGTACGCGCAACTTTAGATATAATGTGTATCCATAAGAATTGAATTGCTACATAAAATGCTAAGCTTCGCCGCAGTAAATATTAAAGATAATTATAAAAGGGCATGCTCGGTCGTAAGTAATTAAAACGTCTCTTTACATTCTTGTTTGTTTTCCTTTCCATTTCTTTCAAACAGATAAACGTAATTCCAAGAAACATATATCGTAATTAAAAGTCAGCTTACAGTTAAAATTTTTAGACTGATTGCAGCAGTCTATTTGAAAATAGGAGAAGATTCATGATTATCTTTTAAAGTGTTTAGTAGGTCATTTATGCGAATATACATACTTTCTTGGGGGCTGTCATTTGGTTATGTTTTCGTAATATATGTTTTCGCCGTTTATCAATTTTCTCCGACTGTGTGTATCACGCGGTAATTCGAAAAATCATTTCCACGTTACTTTTCTTCGAATGAAATGCGCATTCAAATGTGATTACATGCTATGAATCGTGCTTTTTACGTTAGGTTCTCGATAATCTTCAAAACAGTAATCTCAGCATAACAGGATACGCGCACTATAGCATATTTTACGTCAGGCCCGTTCAAGTGAGTTGTGGCGAGCAGTCACGAGtcgcagtgatgccagaatcgtgggttttcgcccacgggttCTGCCCTCTCTCCGCGTCAAAGCGTGCCCGCTCCTAGCGCTTGTAcataccgcaccacacaagcatacccctCCCTGCGGCTGCCTGCCCGGCGCTCGCTGCCGAGAATTCATAACATCATAAAATCCAGTGTTCAAATCCCGTTGCGGAGAtttcaccttttttctttaattattgtctaatttctctttctatatacTTAGAAGATTAAAGACTTGAAAGCTGTTAATTTACacagcattttcgaagcttgattatGCTGCTAACGATGCGATCCCCTCCTGGCTTgcaccgcaccacacaagcatacccctTACACGAACCAGGTGTAGAATAGACCTCTCATCCTATTGTCTTCAGtgtcaccacagacgaggtataggatagacctatcaccttatggatgtcctgtcgccacccaaactgtattaccgacccataatttgaggtctgaagcacagacgaggtatagaatagacccatcaccttatgggacttcgtgtcgccacccaatctgtgttaccgacccataatttgaggactgaatttagcgacctctgttcatgaacagcgtccaactcagcaactactctgaaatgtgttgaaatgctgaaaggtgttgcgtacttgtatacgtgtgacttgtttagagagagagtttgacataagagggtaggcttttgttacggtatgctttggctcggttggtcaacgactcacgcggatttctctccgaaaatccattttgcgtacccttgcgaaccctttcacgtatcgtgcgccgaaaaaagtattaaaaattcacgctgttactgatattcccacaagtttctaatgcactgtttaatcattccagtgaagtaataataattggattccgtttgcccctaatattagtttaccgccaacactgaaatttacttgctactaggttagtagaggataccgcatgcttaagcatttgcttaagaataagtagcgactgagaataccgccccaaAGGCTCAGATCGCGCATTTGTCGAGGCGCAGCGCAGACGACGTAGGATCGAAATAcaaggagaaaagaaaaagaaatattatttaatgttCTGAATGTAATGTAGTGGAGAGCGCCGGGGCAGAAAGACGGAAAGCGCAACTcttccgttttcgagaaataaattcttataaatACGGGAATTTCAGTCGATCAATATCAACCAtgcaaaaatgaaaaatcatACTAATGTAactataatactaataatactatgAACAATATTCATAAACTACAAATAAATATGTAGTTCTACGGGTTGCCTTTTTCAGCACGCATTTGATTCTTTATCTAATAGAAAaaggtttttctaaatttcaaaCAGTTGCAGTCATAATTACTCGCGTCAATGTCGCTGACCTTTTTTGAACAGATATCTTAACAggaatattgtatatttataagCAGCGTAACTCTGCGAGTAACAAAATAACACACATATTTATGCAAACACATTCACGTATATTGtaagatttatttatatatgtataattacaaaagcaaatagtaagaaaatatgcaaaatatcTTTCATTTATACATCCACGTTATTTCCTACATGATTGGTATTCTTATAATGTAAAGATAGATGGCAGTGACCTTCCAGTCATGGTCTAAACCGAAACCTTCTCACACGATAGTTTCGTTTATAAAATCCCTTAATATCTAGTTTTTGGAAAACGCTTATGTATATACGATTTTTATGGCACTCATAGCTCTTCCCGCttatttgctttatttacaTCATCATCGAATACGATCGTAGAGTTTTCCGTATCGCTGATGTACCCTTGTTCACCGGTATAATGCATTGGATGAATTAACAATGGATTCGCagagagtattatcaaatttcTTTCTGGATAGTATGATTTCCATGCCTCCCTGTGTAAAAAGAATGACTGTCAATATGCAATAGCATGGAAACGTTAGGATAAGATTTTTCATACATTTCTATAACGAAGAGttatggtgtttttttttttttacctaggATGAGCATCTGATAATATAGGAAGATATTCGTCGACGGGTACTAATTTTTTTAGCGGCATTGCATTTACGAGTTTCCTTGCACCTTCTGCTGATAAAATGTACCCCAACGTCCAGTAACTATAGGCTGCATGCACCAAGTATTTCGATCCATCCACCCCAGATTCAGCATTTTCCACCAATCTCTTCCTTCCCAGATAGCTATTAAGTCATTAGATTTTCGTGTTCAATCAGATTTGATCATCAAATTCATTTGATTATGCAAGACTGATTAGACATTGAACACTTACACCAAATCCCATTCGAGTTGAAGGATCTCGAGCTCttttaaaatgtaatttaatttctgcCGGAAAAACGGTTCAAAGCGAACATCGTCTTCTAATATTATAACACTGTCGAAACCATCGTCTATTACCTATTAATTTCCCAACTATTTAGTATAGTTTATAATTTCGCGGTGTATATCGTTTGACTAGTTTCGTGATTACCTTGTTCCAGATAGAATAATGACTTAAGAAACAACCGATTTCTCCCATAGTCATAAGCCtgcgaaaatttatttttattatcactTTAAATCACTGTCGTTCTCCATCTACTGTACTTACCGTTCGTGATAAGGGTCGGCATACTCCGGCAACATTTCTATCCCCAGATCCTCCAGAACAGATTGGTTTAATGTcctaaataaacaaatacaatacaatttcaGTCATGATCGATAAAAACCAAGATAGATTATATATTCGCACTTGGGCTGAAAGATATCCTCTATATGTATGTTTTATTGCGAaaatttaagggggaacaccactgtgtgACGGCTGGAAAAATAAGACttctttaagaaatttttttttcagcaataatttacagtcttcgtataaaatttgtattacctacttttagtacaatgtcttaagatattaaataaaaaaaaatgaatagaagaacatgcattaattttaatatattaattaatcttttagatCCGTATAAATTAGATTTAgatttcgtataaataaaaatatagggcctggattttttatacagttttaaagtaTGTATCTTTTTTCTGctagaaaattttttctttatgaaaaattgtacaaaataacggcgaacaaaatggcttcccggaggacTGTAAAAAACACTGGTCCactgattttctcaaaattcaaattattttggaaattatagcagtttcaagaattgactttaatttttgacATACAAATTTGCACTAAAATGCttgtaaaaagttaaataattgaaatatcaataaaaccctacgctaggtcaaagataatgtattcctgtttatatattttctttgtaTTCCCTTCTCAGATGTTCCAGTAATTCCCGGGAGCCTGGaccagtttttttgcagtgctccagGAAGCCTATTTGTTCGCcgttattttgtacaatttttcataaaaaaaaattccagcagaataaagatacatacattaaaactgtataaaaaatcgaagccctatatttttatttatacgaacaaataaatccctAATTTGTTGTAGCTTCAGGGTGGGTTCCCCCTTAAGACACTGTACtgaaggtaggtaatacaaattttagtctgaaaactgtaaattattcctgaaaaaaaagtTCTTGAAAAGGGCTTATTTTTCTAATGTCAAAATACATGTTAGCGTACACACATGtgaaattcatttatttccaCTTACCTACCGTCAACGGCATCCACGGTTTCCGCTCGAATACCGAGTTCCTTAAAAAGCCTGTACATTCTATCGCGTCTCTCGGGTCTTCTTAAAAGGTTTATCACATAAATATTATCCACCTGCAGAGTATCCTCAGCAGGGAATTGCACAAATTGCTCGAGATCCTTCGACACCGGAAGATAATTACTGTCCGCTAAAAGAGTAAAAGATTCGCGATtgtaagtttaaagtttaataacGAGTTTATATGTTTTACATACATAATATCTCTGTCTTGATATTGGTCAAGCGTTGCAGATCTTCCGCCACTGTTTCATCTATCTCTAGCGGAACCATCACGAATCCATAGACATTCTCGTTGCAAATATACAGGGGTATGGCTGTAGTAAGGTGAAACACCGGTGAGCACCTCATTAGATAAGAATTTGAAGCTTGGAAAATGATAATAGGAGCTGTACTGCCTAACGCTTACCAGATTTGTTGGCACCGACCGCAAACGTAATAATATCATCGGTAGGGCCGTCGTATAGATTTAAATTAGTCGGATCGTAAGTCAACCGATCCGAGGCGTATTTCCTCAAATCAATTAGAACCGCGCTATGAATCATAGGTACGTGAAAACATCCTGTTTCTTCGCGAAACAAAATCGGCTTGTACTTGTCGGTTCTGAAATAGTAATAGTCGCTGGTCATTCCGGCCCAGAAGTTACTGTACAAGCCGTCCGATTTCAATAACGGCGCAACAACCGTCCGATTTTTCGAAACCAATTCGTCGAGGGTGCTCGGATTCGTCAAGAAAACGTCCGCGTCGAGCATCTGAAATTATAAGCATGCAAAATGATCAACGTTCTTCTCTTCGAATAGAACGTTTGCTTTTCAAAAAGTCTTGGCGGGGATTTAAATGCTCCGATACCGGAAgtcgaagaaaagaaaataaattcaagTCATACCCAGACGAAATCTGCCCACATATTCCTCCCAGCGTTGAGCGATTTCTCGCGTAAATTTATCACGTGTAGAAATCTCTGGGTCGACCACTCGGCAATTCCATTCTCGTTCTCGAATCCGTGAGATTTCTCATCGAAATTTGCTTCGACGCCATGATACTCGTTGCCCTTACTCTTCAGCCATGTAGTCAATATTTCGATCGATTTATCGATGTTGTTGTCACTCTGTATCCTTTTAAAGGAAGGAGCGTATGTAAGTTGTAAGTAATCACATATTCGCCAATTATTTGTTCTTTTCTTTCAACCCgaattattgttaaaaaataataatggaaaGGTAAATTTTCAACGTTGAACATCGGAACGTTCACGCATTCGCGCTAGAACATCGCGACGAGTTTTTAGCGCGGGAGGGGCGGGCAATTATAAACTTGTTGGCATGTTACGTACATTGTGTAATTAAAACTTACGTACATTCGATAAAATTAACGGTATAATGGTAGAAGATGTGAAAGCTTGGACCTTATTATTCAGGGAATGCAATATATTTCAGTAAACTTTGATAGAATCTTTTTCGAAAATCTGTCACCGAAaataagaattattattttttactgtatgtGCTCTGTAGTTTTGTTCTTTTGATTAATGGAGAACAGTGTACGTCCGTAAGATTTGAATCTAGACTGAACTTATTATGATTCTGTTCGAACAGTTTCAATGGAAAAGTGAGGTTACGCTAGGTACACTTACCATAAATGAATTCGTTCTTTCGGATAGTGTAATTGCTCCAAATAGGCCAAGAAGTATGGCAATGTGTGTGCTTTATTTCGCACCAAAATTGTTATTAACACCGTTGGTTTCTTCGAGTCTTTGCCGCCAGTCGCCGATAACGTAATGACAAGTGCCAGAGAAATGAAAACAATCTCTATCAATTTCATCTCTTAAATCTGCTCCTTTCCAATTCCGTCCGTTCTTTATTCGGTGTTTAGCTAGAATTACTCAATTCGCACGGAAAATGTAAGGaagatattaaatttttaaaaacgtcgaGTACACGTTCATTCTTCTCTTCGCCATGTCGTTCATTACCTCGTTTTTTAGGATAAAATCTTACCACCCACGTTACAAACTCTTGCTGTCGGTAAAGTAATAAACTGCCGCTGTAACGACATTCATGGCGtcgatataatattattattatttagagtCGCATGATAAccaaaagattaaaataaagtaaaagcaTGGTCTTCTTTTGTCTtgcgaaatttatttcaattcaaTGAATTTCGTTCCTTTTACTCATGGTCAtacaatgtaacaataaatGCAATACACATACGTAACTGGCAATTAAatgtgaaatttaattacatccATTCTATACATGTTTGTGAATTATTCTGCTACATGTGCGTCTGcttcttaatttgttcttccGTTTCTCTTTTCGCAGAGGTTTTCCTTTTGTCTTTATCTTCCTGTTTCGTTTTCATTTTCGAGGAGTAACTGAGACTGGACTTATCAAAATCCAACACCATGATACCTAAATCCCCGCTGTATCTGTTCTTGGCCACCTAAAAAGTACAGGACTTCTGAATAACCGATTCTACGCGCCGTTTCCCGATAAGTCGCTAGCATTGTCTTGCTTTCTGCGCGCATACTTGCAAATATTTCTTGCCCCGAATACTGCTCAGTCTTTTATCTTGAATAATGAGTACGTTATCTGCCTCCTGACTCGCTTTGGCGCTCCCAAAGATCGACGAAGTCGTTAACTCTTCTTCGATGCGTTCCTTCCTCGGATGTATTATCGCGGTCACATGGCAGTTATATTTAGTAGCGAAATTTCTAAATCTCGCTATAATGTCGTCTTGCTTCCAAAATCTGTAACACGCCAATGTTATTCTATGCGACAAGTCTCATACAGGAGTTACCGTTTGAATACCTGTCCAAGTGCCTCGAATCGTCCGACATCCCCATCATGAATTGAACGTTGTCGATTATTACGTGAGCTATGTCATGAATGTACGTCGCATACTCGACTGCCTAGAATAGAGATTTACCGTTGCTCTACGCTCGATCAGATCAAAATAATGGAATATATCCGTGCACCTACCTCCATCACTATTTTGATACTCTGCTGGCCGTGAAACGTCATGAAATAAATCGGCAATTTTTCAAAAGCATCCGCGTACGAATTAAACTTCTCGAGATGTTCGTCTAAAGGTACCCCCACCATTTGTTGCAACATCGTTCTTGCTAATCGCGCGTTTCGTATTTCAAAGCTACCCCACAGAGTGTTGATACCTTGCATCGCTAAATCTAATGAATATTCGCTTATAAAAGTTGTTTTACCGCATCCTGAGGAAAACAATCGATACTGAGAGATCTTACGTCGATAACTTCTATCCTTCGATACAGCACTACATTTCAGCTACCTGTCGGCCCCGTTAATACAGTGAACTCTCCTCTTCTGTGGCCCTTTAAAATACGATTCAGAGCTGGGTATCTCCTCCATTTCACACCCTGCACTTTGTCTATATTTTGCAAATCGCTCAACACCTCTTCCCTGAGTTCGTGAAACGTAGTTATACTTTTGTGCCACGCGGGCTGAGCATTCTGAACGATGCTTTTCAGATCGTAGCCCATATCGCTAGCCAATTTTGGTCGAGGTTGCAGATCTGTTGGTCTCACAAAAGAACACcgtttttcattcaattttttgGCGAATTGCCTGGCGGTATACCAACTTGTCTCGTCGTTTCCGAACCACAATACTAATCTCTTGAAAGACTCCATATACGGTAATAACTGTTGGGGTAGGTTTTGCAAATTGTACGGAAGGCAGATAACGGTGTTCGCCGACTTCCGCGACACCAATGCTAGAAGATCGTGTACCATTCCTACAATCAC is part of the Andrena cerasifolii isolate SP2316 chromosome 1, iyAndCera1_principal, whole genome shotgun sequence genome and harbors:
- the LOC143374893 gene encoding RING finger and SPRY domain-containing protein 1 isoform X2, whose product is MINVIPTNNPLGSSVVTLLLHDSPLPSKESVLRLSHILQTSQKHGNAQTNATQQRNICMVLGCLAEKLAGPSSIAILSDATLDYLISNLRDELDPYVVLYSLIALEKFAQTSENKVTINRRLMLEKPNPLLELEKWGTETHYVRRQVGFCAQWCLDNLFLMEGRKYSHNSVDLTGINVMLNTKDVSEYLKISPNGLEARCDVYSFESVRCTFQVDSGSWYYETTVITTGVMQIGWATKDSTFLNHEGYGIGDDEYSLAYDGCRRLIWYNGKTEKHHDRPCWKAGDILGCLLDMNKLEIIFSINGVPLKPCVQIFKTVRSGFFAAASFMSFQQCLFNFGNVPFKYPPTDRKYKKFNDYASLKPEDKIVLPRHIYLDQLRKLSVREDSCTLCFDQRASVRLLPCNHRGFCQTCSNQLVECPMCRATIEEVALDNT
- the LOC143374893 gene encoding RING finger and SPRY domain-containing protein 1 isoform X1; translated protein: MGNCLCKDTLEEFEVYGGQNHADAENTVLPESSVGTVASGDVTSTPFKFPTSAIIDKLVLETLSVVGCVVDNEREPPLALLKLYAIADKGDGWVRVISSMINVIPTNNPLGSSVVTLLLHDSPLPSKESVLRLSHILQTSQKHGNAQTNATQQRNICMVLGCLAEKLAGPSSIAILSDATLDYLISNLRDELDPYVVLYSLIALEKFAQTSENKVTINRRLMLEKPNPLLELEKWGTETHYVRRQVGFCAQWCLDNLFLMEGRKYSHNSVDLTGINVMLNTKDVSEYLKISPNGLEARCDVYSFESVRCTFQVDSGSWYYETTVITTGVMQIGWATKDSTFLNHEGYGIGDDEYSLAYDGCRRLIWYNGKTEKHHDRPCWKAGDILGCLLDMNKLEIIFSINGVPLKPCVQIFKTVRSGFFAAASFMSFQQCLFNFGNVPFKYPPTDRKYKKFNDYASLKPEDKIVLPRHIYLDQLRKLSVREDSCTLCFDQRASVRLLPCNHRGFCQTCSNQLVECPMCRATIEEVALDNT
- the LOC143374885 gene encoding glycosyltransferase 25 family member, with product MKLIEIVFISLALVITLSATGGKDSKKPTVLITILVRNKAHTLPYFLAYLEQLHYPKERIHLWIQSDNNIDKSIEILTTWLKSKGNEYHGVEANFDEKSHGFENENGIAEWSTQRFLHVINLREKSLNAGRNMWADFVWMLDADVFLTNPSTLDELVSKNRTVVAPLLKSDGLYSNFWAGMTSDYYYFRTDKYKPILFREETGCFHVPMIHSAVLIDLRKYASDRLTYDPTNLNLYDGPTDDIITFAVGANKSAIPLYICNENVYGFVMVPLEIDETVAEDLQRLTNIKTEILSDSNYLPVSKDLEQFVQFPAEDTLQVDNIYVINLLRRPERRDRMYRLFKELGIRAETVDAVDGRTLNQSVLEDLGIEMLPEYADPYHERLMTMGEIGCFLSHYSIWNKVIDDGFDSVIILEDDVRFEPFFRQKLNYILKELEILQLEWDLVYLGRKRLVENAESGVDGSKYLVHAAYSYWTLGYILSAEGARKLVNAMPLKKLVPVDEYLPILSDAHPREAWKSYYPERNLIILSANPLLIHPMHYTGEQGYISDTENSTIVFDDDVNKANKREEL
- the Mtdna-helicase gene encoding mitochondrial DNA helicase isoform X2: MVHDLLALVSRKSANTVICLPYNLQNLPQQLLPYMESFKRLVLWFGNDETSWYTARQFAKKLNEKRCSFVRPTDLQPRPKLASDMGYDLKSIVQNAQPAWHKSITTFHELREEVLSDLQNIDKVQGVKWRRYPALNRILKGHRRGEFTVLTGPTGCGKTTFISEYSLDLAMQGINTLWGSFEIRNARLARTMLQQMVGVPLDEHLEKFNSYADAFEKLPIYFMTFHGQQSIKIVMEAVEYATYIHDIAHVIIDNVQFMMGMSDDSRHLDRFWKQDDIIARFRNFATKYNCHVTAIIHPRKERIEEELTTSSIFGSAKASQEADNVLIIQDKRLSSIRGKKYLQVAKNRYSGDLGIMVLDFDKSSLSYSSKMKTKQEDKDKRKTSAKRETEEQIKKQTHM
- the Mtdna-helicase gene encoding mitochondrial DNA helicase isoform X1 produces the protein MLFNLFKRACARKRRQQFGSFINKYCFHVESRESKHPVSVSHLKLLLKQRSLPVIDGYTCIVTDCPVCNSVTKESKLYVNKTTGFFMCNKCKCNGSWDVLEKLLSIEKSIEKLKELDMLRANLQSEKDFSKIWSDMKQSCQSIEDLSTEEYKTVLRNFSLPNVSQEDMQQLNCIYEKTSNVLYFPLTGLNNCIAGYKSLTIDSKEDKTVPASGVSGCIKYKQWHSKSDNAAVIVGMVHDLLALVSRKSANTVICLPYNLQNLPQQLLPYMESFKRLVLWFGNDETSWYTARQFAKKLNEKRCSFVRPTDLQPRPKLASDMGYDLKSIVQNAQPAWHKSITTFHELREEVLSDLQNIDKVQGVKWRRYPALNRILKGHRRGEFTVLTGPTGCGKTTFISEYSLDLAMQGINTLWGSFEIRNARLARTMLQQMVGVPLDEHLEKFNSYADAFEKLPIYFMTFHGQQSIKIVMEAVEYATYIHDIAHVIIDNVQFMMGMSDDSRHLDRFWKQDDIIARFRNFATKYNCHVTAIIHPRKERIEEELTTSSIFGSAKASQEADNVLIIQDKRLSSIRGKKYLQVAKNRYSGDLGIMVLDFDKSSLSYSSKMKTKQEDKDKRKTSAKRETEEQIKKQTHM